The sequence below is a genomic window from Qipengyuania flava.
TGAACGATCCGGCGGCGACCACGATCCATTTCGTCGACACTGCAACCGGTGCCGTCACCCCGCACCGCGCGGGCGAACCGGAAGCCGTGGTCGATGTCGAATACATGGACGATGGCCGCCTTGTCGCCGCGGTCCATGTCGGCGCGCAGAGCGTGCTGCGGATCCACAACACGGATGGCTCGCTGGAACGCGAAGTCGATCCCGGCGCGCTTATCATCACCAATGTCGAAACCGCCGGTTCGGTCATTGCCGTAGGCGCCAACGCGCCGCAGCACCCGACCGAGCTGTTCAGGCTCGACGGTGACAGCTTCACCCGCTGGACCCGCCACAACCCCTGGCTGTCGGAGATCGACTTCGGCACGCAGCGCACCTTCCGCTACACCGCCCGCGACGGTCAGGAAGTCGAAGGCGTGCTGATCGAGCCGGTCGGCGGCGCTCCGGCTGGTGGTGCTCCGCTGATCCTCAACGTGCACGGCGGCCCCGAAGCGCATGACAGCAACGGCTGGCAGACCGCCTATTCGAAGCCGGGTCATGTCGCAGCGGGCCAGGGCTATGCGGTCTTCCTGCCGAACTACCGCGGCTCGACCGGCTACGGCACGGCCTTCTCCAAGCAGCATCAGGGCAATTACACCGATCCGGAATTTACCGATCTGGTCGACGCCAAGCGCGCGCTGGTGGCCGAAGGCATCGCCGACGGTGACCGCACCGGCGTGACGGGCGGCTCCTACGGCGGCTACGCCACCGCCTGGTCCTCGACCCGCTGGAGCGAGGAATTCGCCGCCGGTGTCATGTTCGTGGGCATTTCCAACCAGATCTCCAAGTTCGGCACGGGCGACATCCCTTACGAGATGTATAACGTCCACAGCCGCGCCTGGCCGTGGGACAACTGGCAGAAGATGCTGGAAGTCTCGCCGATCTACCATGTCGACAAGGCCGAAACGCCGATCCTGATCATGCACGGCGAGGAAGACACCCGCGTCGATCCGGGCCAGAGCCTCGAGCTTTACCGCGCGATCAAGATCCGCAAGCCGGATACGCCGGTGCGCATGGTTTTCTACCCGGGCGAAGGCCACGGCAACCGCAAGGCCGCCGCGCGCTACGACTACAACCTGCGCATGATGCGTTGGTTCGACACCTATCTGAAGACGGGCGACCGCGACGCACCGCTGCCGCCGGAACGCCCCGAGCTGCCGGCCGGCACGACCGGAGCCGCCAGCGAAGACTGACCGCTTCGTCGACCAACAAAAAGGGGCCGCGTGGCATAGCGCCGCGCGGCCCCTATTCGTTTGGCCCTGACCGGCTGCCTATTGGCCGCCGGCAGCGATCCAGGCGTCGATCTTCGCTTCGAGCACGGCGAGCGGGATGTTGCCGCTGTTCAGCACCTGATCGTGGAACACGCGGATGTCGAAATCCTCGCCCAGCGCCTCTTCGGCCCGCGCGCGCAGTTCCTTGATCTTCAATTCGCCGATCTTGTAGCCCAGCGCCTGCGCCGGCATCGCGATGTAGCGGGCGACCTCGTTCTCCGAATAGTCGCGCGGATTGCCGTTCTCGACCATGTATTCGACCGCCTGTTCGCGGGTCCAGCCGAGCGCATGCATGCCGGTGTCGACCACCAGGCGTACCGCGCGCTTCAATTCGCCATCCTCCAGTGCCTGCAGGCGGTCCACCGGATCATCGTAGAGGCCCAGTTCGTAGCCCAGGCTTTCCGCATAGAGCGCCCAGCCTTCGCCATAGGCGGTGTACCAGCCGTGGCGCAGCAGGTCGGGCAGGCTCTCGTCCTCGATCGCGAACATCACCTGGAAATGGTGCCCGGGATTGCCCTCGTGAATGTAGAGCCGCACCGACGGGCTGAGCTCGCGCTCGGCCGCGTTCCAGCCGCTGAAATAGAAGGTCCCGGGGCGCGTCCCGTCGGGCTTCCCCGGCTGGTAGGATGCGGCAAGGAAGAACTCCTCGCGATAGGGTTCGTAGGGCTTGATCTCGAGCGGGGTTTCCGGCTGGCGCAGGAACAGCGGGCCGATCACCGCATCGACCTTCTCGCCGACCTCGTACCACGCCTCGGTCAGCGCCTCCTTGGTCTTGTAGACCGGCGGACGGCGATCGCCGCGCTCCTCGATGGCCTGACGGCGTGCGACATTGATCCGCTCGACCTCGGCGAGGCCAATCCGGTGCACTTCCTCGGCTGTCAGCGGCAGCGTCGTCATCTCGGCGATGCGGTAGGAATAATAGGCATCGCCGCCCGGCGTCTCGGTCGCCCCGATGCTGGTGCGCGCGGCGGGCAGGTAGGTGTCGCTGAGATAGGTCCGCAGGCGCCGCATGGCGGGATAGAGCGTGCCTTCGATGGCCGCAGTCAGCGCAGCCGTCGCCTGGCCTTTCTCAGCGTCGGTGAAATCCTCCGGCAAGGCGCGCAGTGGGGCGTAATAGGGATTGTCCTCTTCAGGCGTCGCAAGCTGTGTGTCGAGCTGCTCGATCATCAGTTCGACCGTCAGGCGCGGCAGGGTGATGCCCTGCTCGATACCCGTGTCGAAACGTGCGATCACATCCTCGACCATCTGCGCATAGGCTTCGTGCCGCGAGATGTTGTTGGCGTAATCCTCAACCGTTTCGAACGGCATGATACCGTCGGTGGCCGAAAGGCTCGGGTAAGAGCCCTGGATTCCGCGGAAATGGTCGATCGGGGTGGCAAGTATGACCTGCAGCACCTCGCCCTCGGTGGCAGCAAGGGTGCGCTCGTTGGCGTAGCGGAAGGTATCGTATGCGATCTGCTCGCCGGCATCGAGCGCTGCGCGGTCGATCGTCGCAAGGCTTGCGATGTTGCACACCGCCGCCGCCCGTTCCGTCTCATAGTAGGCCGGAGAGAAATCGCCGAGCTTACCCGCTTGCGAGAACTCGCCGCGATAGAAGGCGCTGGTCGGATTGCGCTGGAGCGAGGCGGCATCGCTCTGAGCCATGAGCGCGCGCAGGCGTTCGCCCTCGTCCTGCGCGGCTTCGACGGTATCGCAGGCCTGGGCGGCGGGCGCAGCGAGCGTGGCGGAAGCAATGGCCAGCGCCGAGGCGAGGCGGAATGCTGTGCGAGCTCCGGTCATCTTACTGGCCTCCATCCGCGATCCAGGCATCGATCTTGGCTTCAAGCACCGGCAGCGGGAGGTCGGCCGTGTTGAGCACCACCTCGTGGAACTTGCGCACGTCGAAATCATCGCCCAGCGCGTCTTCGGCCTTGGCGCGCAGCTGCTTGATCTTCAGCTCGCCGGTTTTGTAGGCGAGCGCCTGGGCGGGCATGACGATGTAACGCGCCGTTTCCGCCTCGGCGAAATCGCGCGCGGCGCCGTTTTCGACCATGTATTCGATGGCCTTCTCGCGGCTCCAGCCGAGAGCGTGCATGCCCGTGTCGACCACCAGGCGCACCGCGCGCAGCATCTCGCCGCCCTCGAGCGCTTTCAGTCGCTCGACCGGATCGTCGTAGAGGCCAAGCTCATAGCCCAAGCTCTCGGCGTAAAGGCCCCAGCCTTCGCTGAAGGCGGTGAACCCGCCGTAGCGCATGAACTCAGGCAGCTCCTCGTTCTCGATGGCGAACATCGACTGGAAGTGATGCCCCGGATTGCCCTCGTGCATGTAGAGCGAGATCGAGGTGCCGAGCTTCCGCTCGGCGACGTTGTAGCCGCTGAAATAGAAGGTCCCCGGACGCGAGCCGTCGGCCTTGCCCGACATGTAGCTGGCCGCGAGGCTGAACTTCTCGCGATAGGGCTCGTAGGGCTCGATACGCAGCTCGGCCTTGGGTTTGCGCAGGAAGACCTCGTCCATCAGCGGATCGACCTGTTCGGCCACCTCGTACCAGGCGGCCTGCAGCTCGGCCTTGGTGGTGTAGGTCGCGCCGATGTCGCCACCCGCTTCGGCCTTCGCCTCAGCGATGGCCGCGTTGATCCGGGCGACTTCGGCAAGACCGGTGTCGTGGATCTCCTGCGCGGTCAGCGGCAGGGTGGTCATTTCCTCGATGCGGTAGCCGTAATAGGCATCGCCGCCCGGATTGTCGGTGGCCGCGATGCTGGTGCGCGACTGGTCGCGGTATTCGCTGACGAGGTAGTCGCGCAGCTTGGTGAGCGCGGGCATCAGCGTTTCGGTCAGCACCGTGCGGTGTTCTTCGGTCAAACGCGCGCGTTCGCTTTCCGGCACCGTATCGGGGAAATTCGCAACCGGCGCCCAATAGGGGCTTTGCTCAAGCGGCGCGTTGATCTGCAGGCCGAGCTGCTCGATCATCAAATCGACCGACATACGCGGCAGGGTGATGCCCTGCTCGGCCCCGGTGCGGAAACGGGCGATGGCCTGGTCGATACCCTCGGCAAAGGCGCGGTGGCGGCTGAAGTTGTTCTCGTAATCCTCGACCGTCGCATAGGGCATCAGCGCGCCGGGTGCGGAGAAGCGCGGGTAGAATACGTGGAAGCCGCGGAAGTGGTCGATCGGCAGCGCAAGGACGGTTGGCAGCACGTCGGGCGCGGTCATCGCCAGCGTGCGTTCCTGCCCGTATTTGAACACGTCGTAGGCAATCCGGTCGGTGTCGCCCAGCGCATCGCGGTCGATGGCCGCGAGTTCGGCAAGGTTCGCCTCGGCCGCGTCGCGCTCCGCCATCAGGCCGGCAGGGGAGAAATCGCCCAGCTTGTCGGCGTCGGAGAAATCGCCGCGGAAGAAGGCGCTGATCGGGTTGCGGTCGAGCGATTCCGCTTCGCTGCGCTCGAACAAGGCGTGGAGCTTGGCGCTCTCGTGCTCGGCCGCCGACATGGTAGCATGGTGACCGGCATGGTCCTGTGCGTAGGCGGGCAGGCTGACAGTGGCGCAGGCGATGGCCGTCGCCGAAGCGAGGCGCGTGAAGGTACGGGTCATTCTGGTGTCTCCCCTGAGATCGTGCGCGCGAGGCTAGCCGTGCAGCACAGCGCCGCAAAGCCCCTTCGACCAACGGTTCGTTGCGCCCGGCGAAGAGCGCTTAGCGGAACTCCAGCCCCTCGAATTTGCCCGATTTGCGCCACTGGTCGATATGGGTGAAGAAGCCCTGCGCGCCTGCCGGATGGCCCAGCGCGAAACGCTCCTGCTCGCCGTAGCCCTGCCCTTCGTTGTTGTAATAGCCGGGGGTGCATTCGGTGTTCCCGATGCGGGCGCC
It includes:
- a CDS encoding DUF885 domain-containing protein, with translation MTGARTAFRLASALAIASATLAAPAAQACDTVEAAQDEGERLRALMAQSDAASLQRNPTSAFYRGEFSQAGKLGDFSPAYYETERAAAVCNIASLATIDRAALDAGEQIAYDTFRYANERTLAATEGEVLQVILATPIDHFRGIQGSYPSLSATDGIMPFETVEDYANNISRHEAYAQMVEDVIARFDTGIEQGITLPRLTVELMIEQLDTQLATPEEDNPYYAPLRALPEDFTDAEKGQATAALTAAIEGTLYPAMRRLRTYLSDTYLPAARTSIGATETPGGDAYYSYRIAEMTTLPLTAEEVHRIGLAEVERINVARRQAIEERGDRRPPVYKTKEALTEAWYEVGEKVDAVIGPLFLRQPETPLEIKPYEPYREEFFLAASYQPGKPDGTRPGTFYFSGWNAAERELSPSVRLYIHEGNPGHHFQVMFAIEDESLPDLLRHGWYTAYGEGWALYAESLGYELGLYDDPVDRLQALEDGELKRAVRLVVDTGMHALGWTREQAVEYMVENGNPRDYSENEVARYIAMPAQALGYKIGELKIKELRARAEEALGEDFDIRVFHDQVLNSGNIPLAVLEAKIDAWIAAGGQ
- a CDS encoding DUF885 domain-containing protein → MTRTFTRLASATAIACATVSLPAYAQDHAGHHATMSAAEHESAKLHALFERSEAESLDRNPISAFFRGDFSDADKLGDFSPAGLMAERDAAEANLAELAAIDRDALGDTDRIAYDVFKYGQERTLAMTAPDVLPTVLALPIDHFRGFHVFYPRFSAPGALMPYATVEDYENNFSRHRAFAEGIDQAIARFRTGAEQGITLPRMSVDLMIEQLGLQINAPLEQSPYWAPVANFPDTVPESERARLTEEHRTVLTETLMPALTKLRDYLVSEYRDQSRTSIAATDNPGGDAYYGYRIEEMTTLPLTAQEIHDTGLAEVARINAAIAEAKAEAGGDIGATYTTKAELQAAWYEVAEQVDPLMDEVFLRKPKAELRIEPYEPYREKFSLAASYMSGKADGSRPGTFYFSGYNVAERKLGTSISLYMHEGNPGHHFQSMFAIENEELPEFMRYGGFTAFSEGWGLYAESLGYELGLYDDPVERLKALEGGEMLRAVRLVVDTGMHALGWSREKAIEYMVENGAARDFAEAETARYIVMPAQALAYKTGELKIKQLRAKAEDALGDDFDVRKFHEVVLNTADLPLPVLEAKIDAWIADGGQ
- a CDS encoding S9 family peptidase, whose product is MTLRAPLTVAALLASASLAAQAQARPMTPEDVAKIEAVGTLAVSPDGSRVAYTTARLPDITDGEENGTTTQQLSMAYGPDNAREFLPADMNVRALDFSPDGRMVSFLWADGDEKTAVWGIPVDGGAQRKLAHVDGASVSSYAWSPDGSHMHLLVGAAEDKARTKERKAGFNSVVYEEEQQLTRLFRARIGMEPDAEPQQVEVPGYVTSFQISDDARIGVIESAPSTQIDDQYTSKKVHILDMASGEVVRVIDTPGKIDDVEISPDASQLALIAAVDMNDPAATTIHFVDTATGAVTPHRAGEPEAVVDVEYMDDGRLVAAVHVGAQSVLRIHNTDGSLEREVDPGALIITNVETAGSVIAVGANAPQHPTELFRLDGDSFTRWTRHNPWLSEIDFGTQRTFRYTARDGQEVEGVLIEPVGGAPAGGAPLILNVHGGPEAHDSNGWQTAYSKPGHVAAGQGYAVFLPNYRGSTGYGTAFSKQHQGNYTDPEFTDLVDAKRALVAEGIADGDRTGVTGGSYGGYATAWSSTRWSEEFAAGVMFVGISNQISKFGTGDIPYEMYNVHSRAWPWDNWQKMLEVSPIYHVDKAETPILIMHGEEDTRVDPGQSLELYRAIKIRKPDTPVRMVFYPGEGHGNRKAAARYDYNLRMMRWFDTYLKTGDRDAPLPPERPELPAGTTGAASED